GCCTCGCTTCATAACTGCCTGTTTTTCTGTAAAGCGACCATAGTTTTGTGACGGTGCTTTTATTTACTGCTTTTTCGGCGGCAATTTTATCCTCGGTATCTCCCCTCAGTTTTGCCTCAATGATACGTTTACGCAAATCACCTGACAATGGCTTCGGCATTCTGCAAACCTCCAATTTCCTGGGTTGTTCACAGAATAACGCATAGTATACATAATGTCAAATTGCTATAATATACAACCTCATTTTTCACGTATAAATTCTTATTTATAACACCACAATTTCTAAAATTTCGTCTATGGGAGTGAGCCGTCCCACGTGGCAACACATTCCTTTTTCATCTCCTCTTCGTCAAACCAACGCGTGGTAACAGTCTTTGATTCCGTGTAGAAGCGGATTGCATCCTTGCCGTGACAGTGCAGATCACCAAAGAACGACATTTTATGCCCCGAAAACGGAAACACACCGGCCGGCACTGGAATTCCCACGTTGACGCCCACCATACCGCCGTCGGTATTTTCCACAAACTGGCGCGCGTAATATCCGTTCTGCGTAAAAATTACGCTGCCGTTGGCAAACGAGTTCGCGTTCATGAGGGCAAGTCCTTCGTCAAAATTTTTCACCCGCTTCACACAGAGTACAGGCCCAAATATCTCCTGATTTCCGATACTCATCTCCGGCGTCACTCGGTCGAATATCGTGTGCCCCAAGTAAAACCCCTTTTCATAGCCGGGAATTATACAACCCCGTCCGTCCAACACGAGCTCCGCGCCCTCGCGAATGCCCTTTTCTATCCAATCGGTCACAAATTTTCGGTGCCCGTCCGTTACAACCGGTCCAAGATTTGTCGTTTTATCATAAGCCGGCCCAATTTTTTGTGCCTTACAAAGCCGAACCAGTTCGGCAACCAGCGCATCCGCGATTTCATCCTCTACGACCACCACAGGAAGCGCCATGCAGCGCTCACCGGCGCAGCCGAAGGCTGAGTTCATTATTCCTGCAGCCGTGCGTGTGATTGGTGCGTCCTTCAAAACGAGGGCATGGTTTTTGGCCTCGCAGAGCGCCTGCACGCGTTTGCCGTTTCGAGCGGCCATTGAATAAATGTGCAGTCCTACCTCTGTGGAACCCACGAATGTGATACCCCGCACGTCCGGGTGTGACAGCAACAATTCCGATTCATTTCGCGAGCAGGTGAGGACGTTCAGCACGCCCTTCGGGAAACCTGCTTTTTCGTACAATCCGGCAAACTTCAACGCCGTCATGGGTGTCATGCTTGCCGCTTTCAGCACAAAAGTGTTTCCGCAGGCGATGGCTAACGGAGACATCCACCCCATAGGAATCATCGACGGAAAGTTCCATGGAGCGATTCCGGCGAAAACCCCTATTGGCTCACGGTAAAGAGTCGTGTCGTAACCAGCCGACGTGTTCATTAGAGACTCACCCATCAAAAGGTTGGGAATTCCACAGGCGATCTCTGTCATTTCCTTCGCCTTCAACACATCACCCTCAGCTTCATCCCACGCTTTGCCGTTCTCCCGCGCTACGCTCATCGTCAAATCTTCGAGATTTTCCTGAATGAGCGCCCTAA
The nucleotide sequence above comes from Synergistaceae bacterium. Encoded proteins:
- a CDS encoding CoA-acylating methylmalonate-semialdehyde dehydrogenase, translating into MENKLKRGIIVDKVIKITPFINGEYVESKSSKYMDIYDPSKGEVIAATPCCTRDEVDAAVRAAKEAYPAWRRVPAHKRAQLFFNLRALIQENLEDLTMSVARENGKAWDEAEGDVLKAKEMTEIACGIPNLLMGESLMNTSAGYDTTLYREPIGVFAGIAPWNFPSMIPMGWMSPLAIACGNTFVLKAASMTPMTALKFAGLYEKAGFPKGVLNVLTCSRNESELLLSHPDVRGITFVGSTEVGLHIYSMAARNGKRVQALCEAKNHALVLKDAPITRTAAGIMNSAFGCAGERCMALPVVVVEDEIADALVAELVRLCKAQKIGPAYDKTTNLGPVVTDGHRKFVTDWIEKGIREGAELVLDGRGCIIPGYEKGFYLGHTIFDRVTPEMSIGNQEIFGPVLCVKRVKNFDEGLALMNANSFANGSVIFTQNGYYARQFVENTDGGMVGVNVGIPVPAGVFPFSGHKMSFFGDLHCHGKDAIRFYTESKTVTTRWFDEEEMKKECVATWDGSLP